In a genomic window of Actinomycetes bacterium:
- a CDS encoding PH domain-containing protein, whose amino-acid sequence MALAGPSGDPGDPTGARCLDRRVLTVWTVQEAIGSAVLVVLVVAADVGARATGLDLPWPVGVAAVPFAVLGGLTSWRVPLARYRSWRYETAENALELRHGIVERVHSAIPYYRVQYIDIVQGPVERAVGLATLKVHTAAASSDSTIPGIPVGEAETLRRQILARTGAGDAV is encoded by the coding sequence GTGGCCTTGGCCGGCCCGTCCGGTGACCCCGGCGACCCGACGGGGGCGAGGTGCCTCGACCGCCGCGTGCTGACGGTGTGGACCGTGCAGGAGGCGATCGGGTCCGCCGTGCTCGTGGTACTGGTGGTCGCGGCCGACGTGGGCGCCCGCGCCACCGGCCTCGACCTGCCCTGGCCGGTGGGCGTGGCCGCCGTCCCGTTCGCCGTCCTCGGCGGCCTGACCTCGTGGCGCGTCCCGCTCGCGCGCTACCGGAGCTGGCGCTACGAGACGGCCGAGAACGCGCTCGAGCTGCGGCACGGGATCGTCGAGCGGGTCCACTCGGCCATCCCCTACTACCGCGTCCAGTACATCGACATCGTCCAGGGCCCGGTCGAGCGGGCGGTGGGGCTGGCCACGCTGAAGGTCCACACGGCGGCCGCCTCCAGCGACTCGACCATCCCGGGGATCCCGGTCGGCGAGGCAGAGACGCTGCGCCGGCAGATCCTGGCCCGGACCGGCGCGGGCGATGCAGTCTGA
- a CDS encoding 4a-hydroxytetrahydrobiopterin dehydratase, whose product MPLLDDAAIEEGLQALPGWERRGNEISKTFRHADFAAAMAFVNRVADAAEEANHHPDIDIRWNKVTLALSTHSQGGLTENDLQLAQRAESLSTNP is encoded by the coding sequence ATGCCACTGCTGGACGACGCCGCCATCGAGGAGGGGCTGCAGGCGCTCCCCGGTTGGGAGCGGCGCGGCAACGAGATCAGCAAGACCTTCAGGCACGCCGACTTCGCCGCGGCAATGGCGTTCGTGAACCGGGTCGCCGACGCCGCCGAGGAGGCCAACCACCACCCCGACATCGACATCCGCTGGAACAAGGTGACCCTGGCCCTGTCCACCCACTCCCAGGGCGGCCTCACCGAGAACGACCTCCAACTCGCCCAGCGCGCCGAGTCTCTGTCCACCAACCCCTGA
- a CDS encoding DUF933 domain-containing protein, which translates to MKDVGIVGLPMSGKTTLFNALTRAGIPAGGPAGKASVAAVPVPEPRVDVLADLERSRKRVYVQVRFVDVAGLSAGPKGSGLSAQGLGALREVDALAMVLPGFEGGGDPVGAAADLALELTVADLGSIASGADKAARKARAGVKEGAHEAATLARARDLLDTGTALRDARWEPEELRVLRNFSPLTLKPVLAVVNLGEDQAGEAAARAARVEEALRIPTVALPGALEAEAAELSADEASALLAEYGVKRSGLDQVVGAAWRLLDLQTFFTTGEDETRAWEVRRGATAPEAAGRIHSDLERGFIRAEVATYDDVVAAGGWDAARSKGLLRVEGKSYVVAEGDCLHVRFSV; encoded by the coding sequence ATGAAGGATGTCGGCATCGTCGGTTTGCCCATGTCGGGTAAGACGACCCTGTTCAACGCCCTGACCCGCGCGGGGATCCCAGCGGGCGGGCCGGCCGGCAAGGCCTCCGTGGCCGCGGTCCCGGTGCCCGAGCCCAGGGTGGACGTGCTCGCCGACCTCGAACGCTCCCGCAAGCGGGTCTACGTGCAGGTGCGCTTCGTGGACGTGGCCGGGCTGTCGGCCGGCCCCAAGGGCTCGGGGCTGTCGGCCCAGGGGCTCGGCGCCCTGCGCGAGGTCGACGCGCTCGCGATGGTCCTGCCCGGGTTCGAGGGCGGCGGCGACCCGGTGGGCGCCGCCGCCGACCTCGCGCTCGAGCTGACCGTGGCCGACCTCGGCAGCATCGCGAGCGGCGCCGACAAGGCGGCGAGGAAGGCCCGCGCCGGGGTCAAGGAGGGCGCACACGAGGCGGCCACCCTGGCCCGCGCGCGCGACCTGCTCGACACCGGCACGGCGCTGCGCGACGCCCGCTGGGAGCCGGAGGAGCTGAGGGTCCTGCGCAACTTCTCCCCCCTGACCCTGAAGCCCGTGCTCGCGGTCGTGAACCTGGGCGAGGACCAGGCCGGCGAGGCGGCTGCCCGGGCGGCCCGGGTCGAGGAGGCCCTCAGGATCCCGACGGTCGCCCTGCCCGGCGCGCTCGAGGCGGAGGCGGCCGAGCTGAGCGCCGACGAGGCGTCGGCGTTGCTCGCCGAGTACGGGGTCAAGCGCTCCGGCCTGGACCAGGTGGTCGGCGCGGCCTGGCGCCTGCTCGACCTCCAGACCTTCTTCACCACCGGCGAGGACGAGACCCGGGCCTGGGAGGTCCGCCGGGGCGCCACCGCACCCGAGGCGGCCGGGCGGATCCACTCCGACCTCGAGCGCGGCTTCATCCGGGCCGAGGTGGCCACCTACGACGACGTCGTGGCGGCCGGCGGCTGGGACGCGGCCCGCTCCAAGGGCCTGCTCCGGGTCGAGGGCAAGTCCTACGTCGTGGCCGAGGGCGACTGCCTGCACGTCCGCTTCAGCGTCTGA
- a CDS encoding ATP-binding protein, which produces MASTGGNEGLSGGILEGGDVGAARVAPAGPGRVLLVDDHPAMREVLRSLLEDVGGWEVVGEADSGEAALELVAATTPDVVVMDCRMPGGGGVAATRAITHRFPAVAVVAHTAYADEAYVREMVAAGARGYVLKGDSPAAILEALAAVSRGGARLSTEVAGPALDDLRALYEAALARSEALHAENAELAAAVARLTAVDRAKDEFLALVGHELRTPVTVVVGMADTLAARPEVAGTPDGQELVARLAAKAHRLGALVEQLLAASAYAVGRSPALMTRPVAVAELVAECVTARRAAVPALPLALVLPEAPRPVAADPTALRAVLEALLDNAAKAAPPGTEVTVTVAQPEGWTRITVTDQGAGVAPADRDRIFRPFTQVDAGLTRRAGGLGLGLFLVKRLVAGMGGRVEVDDNPGGGACFTVELPDPAPPASVPATVSPPATRLPGSW; this is translated from the coding sequence ATGGCATCGACCGGCGGGAACGAAGGGTTGTCGGGCGGCATCCTCGAAGGGGGCGACGTGGGGGCAGCGCGTGTGGCGCCGGCCGGCCCTGGCCGGGTCCTGCTCGTCGACGACCACCCCGCCATGCGCGAGGTGCTGCGCTCGCTGCTCGAGGACGTCGGCGGCTGGGAGGTGGTGGGCGAGGCCGACAGCGGCGAGGCCGCGCTCGAGCTGGTCGCCGCCACCACCCCCGACGTCGTGGTGATGGACTGCAGGATGCCCGGCGGCGGCGGGGTGGCGGCGACCCGGGCGATCACCCACCGGTTCCCAGCCGTGGCGGTGGTTGCGCACACCGCCTACGCCGACGAGGCGTACGTGCGCGAGATGGTGGCCGCCGGGGCCCGCGGGTACGTGCTCAAGGGGGACAGCCCGGCCGCCATCCTCGAGGCACTGGCCGCGGTGAGCCGGGGCGGGGCCCGGCTCTCCACCGAGGTGGCCGGTCCGGCCCTGGACGACCTGCGCGCCCTCTACGAGGCAGCCCTGGCCCGGAGCGAGGCCCTGCATGCCGAGAACGCCGAGCTGGCCGCTGCGGTCGCGCGCCTCACCGCGGTCGACCGGGCCAAGGACGAGTTTCTCGCCCTGGTAGGCCACGAGCTGCGCACCCCGGTCACGGTCGTGGTGGGCATGGCCGACACGCTGGCCGCCCGTCCCGAGGTCGCCGGCACCCCCGACGGCCAGGAGCTGGTGGCTCGCCTGGCTGCCAAGGCCCACCGCCTGGGCGCGCTGGTCGAGCAGCTGCTGGCCGCGAGCGCCTACGCCGTCGGCCGCAGTCCCGCGCTGATGACCAGGCCGGTCGCCGTGGCCGAGCTGGTCGCCGAGTGCGTGACGGCCCGGCGCGCGGCCGTGCCGGCGCTCCCGCTGGCCCTGGTCCTGCCCGAGGCGCCGAGGCCGGTGGCTGCCGACCCCACCGCGCTGCGTGCGGTGCTCGAGGCGCTGCTGGACAACGCGGCCAAGGCCGCCCCGCCGGGCACCGAGGTGACCGTCACCGTGGCCCAGCCCGAGGGGTGGACCCGGATCACCGTGACCGACCAGGGGGCCGGGGTGGCCCCGGCCGACCGCGACCGCATCTTCCGGCCTTTCACCCAGGTCGACGCCGGCCTTACCCGCCGGGCGGGCGGCCTCGGCCTCGGCCTGTTCCTGGTCAAGCGCCTGGTGGCCGGCATGGGCGGCCGGGTCGAGGTGGACGACAACCCGGGCGGCGGCGCCTGCTTCACCGTCGAGCTTCCCGACCCGGCGCCTCCCGCCTCGGTACCAGCAACGGTCAGCCCTCCGGCGACCCGGCTCCCTGGTAGCTGGTAG
- a CDS encoding ubiquitin-like small modifier protein 1, whose protein sequence is MATLHLPAALSAYAGGRKRVEVALPGPGTVAALLEAVGRDHPGVRQRVLDELGALRPHVNVFVNGESVRYLTGLATPVADGDEVWVIAAVSGG, encoded by the coding sequence ATGGCCACCCTCCACCTGCCGGCCGCGCTCAGCGCCTACGCGGGCGGTCGCAAGCGCGTCGAGGTGGCGCTGCCTGGTCCGGGCACCGTCGCCGCCCTGCTGGAGGCCGTGGGCCGCGACCACCCGGGCGTCCGCCAGCGGGTGCTCGACGAGCTGGGCGCGCTGCGGCCGCACGTCAACGTGTTCGTGAACGGCGAGAGCGTCCGCTACCTGACGGGGCTGGCCACCCCCGTCGCCGACGGCGACGAGGTCTGGGTCATCGCGGCCGTCTCCGGCGGCTAA
- the typA gene encoding translational GTPase TypA — protein MPAVRADLRNVAIVAHVDHGKTTLVDAMLQQSGAYRANQEVVDRVMDSLDLEREKGITILAKQTAVDFRGIRVNIVDTPGHADFGGEVERTLRMVDAVLLLVDASEGPLPQTRYVLRKALATRLPVVVCVNKVDRADARPAEVVHEVEELFLDLDADEDQIDFPILYTDARTGRAGLRPDDLAADLGPLFEAIVATTPAPTYEPGHPLQFLVTNLDADPYVGRLAVGRVWQGELRLGDRVVVAKGDGTLVPAKVTKLLGATGLSRLEVDAAGPGDIVAVAGLGDVTVGETVADPDDPRPLPLVTIDEPSLSMQFGVNTSPFAGNEGAYLNSRHLKERLDREALGNVSIRVLPTDSPDTFELQGRGELQLAVLVEQMRREGYELQVSKPEVITRTVDGRTHEPYEAVTLDVPEEFVGVVTQSLSLRKGRMTNLVNHGTGWVRLEFRVPARGLVGFRSALLTETKGTAILHHLFDGYDEWAGEIHHRLTGVLVADRIGVTTGYALDQLQERGELFVGPGTEVYEGMVVGENARADDIDVNPTREKQKTNMRTHAADEAIRLVPARQLSLEQALEFIAVDELVEVTPKSTRLRKRVLDAAARGRAAKRARKG, from the coding sequence GTGCCCGCAGTTCGAGCAGACCTCCGCAACGTGGCCATCGTGGCGCACGTCGACCACGGCAAGACCACCCTGGTGGACGCCATGCTCCAGCAGTCAGGGGCCTACCGTGCCAACCAGGAGGTGGTCGACCGGGTGATGGACTCGCTCGACCTCGAGCGCGAGAAGGGCATCACCATCCTGGCCAAGCAGACCGCCGTGGACTTCCGGGGCATCCGCGTCAACATCGTCGACACACCCGGCCACGCCGACTTCGGCGGGGAGGTCGAGCGGACCCTGCGCATGGTCGACGCGGTCCTGCTGCTGGTCGACGCGAGCGAGGGCCCGCTCCCCCAGACCCGTTACGTGCTGCGCAAGGCGCTGGCGACGAGGCTGCCGGTGGTGGTCTGCGTCAACAAGGTCGACCGCGCCGACGCCCGCCCCGCCGAGGTCGTGCACGAGGTCGAGGAGCTCTTCCTCGACCTGGACGCCGACGAGGACCAGATCGACTTCCCGATCTTGTACACCGACGCGCGCACCGGGCGGGCCGGGCTGCGCCCCGACGACCTGGCCGCGGACCTCGGGCCGCTGTTCGAGGCGATCGTGGCGACGACGCCGGCGCCGACCTACGAGCCCGGCCACCCGCTGCAGTTCCTGGTCACCAACCTGGACGCCGACCCCTACGTGGGCCGGCTGGCGGTCGGACGGGTCTGGCAGGGCGAGCTGCGCCTGGGCGACCGGGTGGTGGTGGCCAAGGGCGACGGCACCCTGGTCCCAGCCAAGGTCACCAAGCTGCTCGGCGCGACCGGGCTGTCACGCTTGGAGGTGGACGCGGCCGGGCCTGGCGACATCGTGGCCGTTGCCGGGCTCGGCGACGTCACCGTGGGCGAGACGGTCGCCGACCCCGACGACCCCCGGCCGCTGCCGCTGGTCACCATCGACGAGCCCAGCCTCTCGATGCAGTTCGGGGTCAACACCTCGCCGTTCGCCGGCAACGAGGGCGCCTACCTGAACAGCCGCCACCTCAAGGAGCGGCTCGACCGGGAGGCCCTCGGCAACGTCTCGATCCGGGTGCTGCCCACCGACTCCCCCGACACCTTCGAGCTCCAGGGCCGGGGCGAGCTGCAGCTCGCGGTGCTTGTCGAGCAGATGCGGCGCGAGGGCTACGAGCTGCAGGTGTCCAAGCCCGAGGTGATCACCAGGACCGTCGACGGCAGGACCCACGAGCCCTACGAGGCGGTCACCCTCGACGTGCCCGAGGAGTTCGTAGGGGTGGTCACCCAGAGCCTGTCGCTGCGCAAAGGCCGCATGACGAACTTGGTCAACCACGGCACCGGCTGGGTGCGGCTCGAGTTCCGCGTGCCTGCCCGCGGCCTGGTCGGCTTCCGCTCGGCCCTGCTCACCGAGACCAAGGGCACCGCCATCCTCCACCACCTGTTCGACGGCTACGACGAGTGGGCCGGCGAGATCCACCACCGGCTCACCGGGGTCCTGGTCGCCGACCGGATCGGCGTCACCACCGGCTACGCGCTCGACCAGCTCCAGGAGCGTGGGGAGCTGTTCGTCGGCCCGGGCACCGAGGTCTACGAGGGCATGGTCGTGGGCGAGAACGCTCGCGCCGACGACATCGACGTGAACCCGACCCGGGAGAAGCAGAAGACGAACATGCGCACCCACGCCGCCGACGAGGCGATCCGGCTGGTGCCGGCGCGGCAGCTCTCGCTCGAGCAGGCGCTCGAGTTCATCGCCGTGGACGAGCTGGTCGAGGTCACGCCCAAGTCGACCCGGCTGCGCAAGCGGGTGCTGGACGCCGCCGCCCGGGGCCGGGCGGCCAAGCGCGCCAGAAAGGGCTGA
- a CDS encoding alcohol dehydrogenase catalytic domain-containing protein → MHAVVYHGPGQKSWEEVPDPKIEDDGDAVVRITTTTICGTDLHILKGDVPAVTPGRILGHEAVGTVTETGPAVRSVKPGDHVLLSCISACGRCRYCRERRYGQCIGGGGWIFGHLIDGVQAELARVPFADTSTYHVPAGLTDEHVLYLADILPTGYEVGVLNGQVQPGDVVAIVGAGPVGLAAVIGARLYSPAAIIAIDPTPNRRDWAEKFGANVVATPEQARAETDRLTDGLGADVAVEAVGIPETFEQCTELIRAGGRVANVGVHGKPATLHLESLWIKDVTITTGLVDTFSTPTLLKTVAAGQIDPTRFTTHRFPLHDAIQAYDTFARASETNALKVMLTAEG, encoded by the coding sequence ATGCACGCGGTCGTCTACCACGGACCCGGACAGAAGAGCTGGGAGGAGGTCCCGGACCCGAAGATCGAAGACGACGGCGACGCGGTCGTCCGCATCACCACGACCACCATCTGCGGCACTGACCTCCACATCCTCAAAGGAGACGTCCCCGCGGTGACGCCGGGACGGATCCTCGGCCACGAGGCCGTGGGCACGGTCACGGAGACCGGACCGGCGGTGCGCTCGGTCAAGCCGGGCGACCATGTGCTGCTGTCGTGCATCTCGGCCTGTGGCCGCTGCCGCTACTGCCGGGAGCGCCGGTACGGCCAGTGCATCGGCGGCGGCGGGTGGATCTTCGGCCACCTGATCGACGGAGTGCAGGCAGAGCTCGCCCGGGTACCGTTTGCCGACACCTCCACCTATCACGTACCGGCGGGGCTCACCGACGAGCACGTGCTCTACCTTGCTGACATCCTCCCGACCGGCTACGAGGTCGGCGTGCTCAACGGTCAGGTCCAGCCCGGCGACGTCGTGGCGATCGTCGGCGCCGGTCCGGTCGGGCTCGCCGCGGTGATCGGGGCGCGGCTGTACTCACCTGCCGCGATCATCGCGATCGACCCCACCCCGAACCGGCGTGACTGGGCCGAGAAGTTCGGTGCCAACGTCGTCGCCACGCCAGAGCAGGCCCGCGCCGAGACCGACCGGCTGACCGACGGCCTGGGCGCCGACGTGGCCGTGGAGGCGGTCGGCATCCCGGAGACCTTCGAGCAGTGCACGGAGCTGATCCGGGCGGGCGGCCGGGTCGCCAACGTGGGCGTGCATGGCAAGCCAGCGACCCTGCACCTTGAGTCGCTGTGGATCAAGGACGTCACGATCACGACCGGGCTGGTGGACACGTTCTCGACCCCGACCCTGCTCAAGACGGTCGCGGCCGGGCAGATCGATCCGACCCGCTTCACCACCCATCGCTTCCCGCTGCACGACGCCATCCAGGCGTACGACACGTTCGCCCGCGCGAGCGAGACCAACGCCCTCAAGGTGATGCTGACCGCGGAAGGCTAA
- a CDS encoding PH domain-containing protein — translation MQSEPRGPAPGLVEPGRPRRLHPLTPVFLAVREGRRLWPLALLALAQRRLWLIALAALVVLVATVLQWLRRSYVVEADALRVEQGVFARQLRVVPFDRIQQVDLVRKPLHRLLGVATLRVETAGGASASEVDLDVIALAEAESLRAALLRARAATTGEAPGTRPPRGTKGEAPGSTKDQAPRSAEGGAPGGAEGGAASGAGVPLPGTVGPAEVAGRPLERDLVRLSLGEVALAGITSARAAAVLAVLSPVFQLLDQAPGWVLDRVDPEALAPSSPLVVAALVPLAVLVWLGLAAASSIVTHAGFVLARSDDNLVVRRGLLERREAVVPLVRVQVVRIEESLLRRGLGFASVRIQSAGAAGRSDDRASRLAVPILRADRVNQVLGELLPGAAPVPLLLAPPPTARRRAIVRRVVPALVAAVAVAVVLRPWGLLALAAVPLAALAGEAAYRNLGHARRAGFLTARQGALLRTTTVIPVAKAQSARVHASLFQRRAGLATLYVDVAGGGTMPKVTDESGATAEALLASVVSR, via the coding sequence ATGCAGTCTGAGCCGCGCGGGCCGGCACCCGGGCTGGTCGAGCCGGGGCGGCCCAGACGGCTCCACCCGCTCACCCCGGTGTTCCTCGCCGTCCGCGAGGGCCGGCGGCTCTGGCCGCTCGCGCTGTTGGCGCTGGCCCAGCGGCGGCTCTGGCTGATCGCCCTGGCTGCCCTGGTGGTGCTGGTCGCAACCGTGCTTCAGTGGCTGCGCCGGAGCTACGTCGTGGAGGCGGACGCGCTCCGGGTGGAGCAGGGGGTGTTCGCCCGCCAGCTCCGGGTAGTCCCGTTCGACCGTATCCAACAGGTCGACCTGGTCCGCAAGCCACTCCACCGCCTGCTCGGCGTCGCCACCCTGCGGGTGGAGACGGCGGGCGGCGCCTCGGCCTCCGAGGTCGACCTCGACGTGATCGCGCTGGCCGAGGCCGAGAGCCTGCGTGCCGCCCTGCTGCGGGCGCGGGCCGCGACCACTGGTGAGGCGCCAGGGACCAGACCGCCCCGCGGCACCAAGGGCGAGGCACCCGGCAGCACCAAGGACCAGGCGCCCCGTAGTGCGGAGGGCGGGGCACCCGGCGGCGCGGAGGGCGGGGCAGCCAGCGGTGCCGGGGTGCCACTGCCCGGTACGGTCGGGCCGGCCGAGGTCGCCGGGAGGCCGCTCGAGCGGGACCTCGTCCGCCTCTCCCTCGGTGAGGTGGCTCTGGCCGGGATCACCAGCGCCCGGGCGGCCGCCGTGCTCGCGGTCCTCTCTCCGGTGTTCCAGCTGCTCGACCAGGCCCCTGGGTGGGTACTCGACCGGGTGGACCCGGAGGCCCTGGCGCCGTCGAGCCCGCTGGTCGTCGCCGCGCTCGTGCCTCTGGCCGTGCTGGTCTGGCTCGGTCTGGCCGCGGCGTCGAGCATCGTCACCCATGCCGGCTTCGTGCTGGCCCGCAGCGACGACAACCTGGTCGTCCGGCGGGGGCTGCTGGAGCGCCGCGAGGCGGTGGTGCCGCTCGTCCGGGTCCAGGTCGTCCGCATCGAGGAGTCGCTGCTGCGGCGCGGCCTCGGCTTTGCCTCGGTCCGCATCCAGAGCGCGGGCGCGGCGGGCCGGTCCGACGACCGCGCGAGCCGGCTCGCGGTCCCGATCCTGCGCGCGGACCGGGTGAACCAGGTCCTCGGCGAGCTGCTGCCCGGCGCGGCGCCCGTCCCGCTCCTGCTCGCGCCGCCGCCTACCGCCCGCCGGCGCGCGATCGTGCGCCGGGTGGTGCCGGCGCTGGTCGCGGCGGTGGCCGTGGCGGTCGTGCTGCGGCCCTGGGGGCTGCTGGCGCTGGCCGCCGTCCCGCTCGCCGCGCTCGCGGGAGAGGCCGCCTACCGCAACCTGGGGCACGCCCGGCGGGCTGGCTTCCTCACCGCGAGGCAGGGGGCGCTCCTCCGCACGACCACGGTGATCCCCGTGGCCAAGGCGCAGAGCGCGCGCGTCCACGCCTCGCTCTTCCAGCGCCGGGCCGGGCTGGCCACCCTGTACGTCGACGTGGCCGGTGGCGGTACCATGCCGAAGGTCACCGACGAGTCCGGCGCGACCGCCGAGGCCCTGCTGGCGAGCGTCGTGAGCCGCTGA
- a CDS encoding 4-hydroxy-3-methylbut-2-enyl diphosphate reductase gives MANTTPDFEAPPRVLLAAPRGYCAGVDRAIEIVEVALRTYGPPVYVRKQIVHNLHVVRRLEREGAVFVEELDEVPEGATVVFSAHGVAPQVHAEARTRGLKVIDATCPLVTKVHQEARKFAAKGYDIVLIGHEGHEEVEGTMGQAPRAVHLVGDAGEASRVEVPDPERVAYLTQTTLSVDETAGVIGTLRERFPVLAGPRSDDICYATQNRQTAVKALAAECELILVIGAENSSNSKRLVEVARDHGCASHLISEAAAVDPAWFDGVGTVGVTSGASAPDWLVEELVAALRERGATEVREVEIVPEDVHFALPGGLRRDAEARATGR, from the coding sequence ATGGCGAACACGACCCCAGACTTCGAGGCTCCGCCCCGGGTGCTCCTGGCCGCGCCCCGCGGCTACTGCGCCGGCGTCGACCGTGCCATCGAGATCGTCGAGGTCGCCCTACGCACCTACGGCCCGCCGGTGTACGTCCGCAAGCAGATCGTGCACAACCTGCACGTCGTGCGCAGGCTCGAGCGCGAGGGCGCCGTGTTCGTGGAGGAGCTGGACGAGGTCCCCGAGGGCGCGACCGTGGTGTTCTCGGCCCACGGGGTCGCACCCCAGGTGCACGCCGAGGCCAGGACAAGAGGCCTCAAGGTCATCGACGCGACCTGCCCCCTGGTCACCAAGGTCCACCAGGAGGCGCGCAAGTTCGCGGCCAAGGGCTACGACATCGTCCTCATCGGCCACGAGGGCCACGAGGAGGTCGAGGGCACCATGGGCCAGGCCCCCCGCGCCGTCCACCTGGTCGGCGACGCCGGCGAGGCATCCCGGGTCGAAGTCCCCGACCCGGAGCGGGTCGCCTACCTCACCCAGACCACCCTGTCGGTGGATGAGACGGCCGGGGTGATCGGCACCCTCCGCGAGCGCTTCCCGGTGCTGGCCGGGCCCCGCTCCGACGACATCTGCTACGCCACCCAGAACCGACAGACCGCGGTCAAGGCGCTGGCCGCCGAATGCGAGCTGATCCTCGTGATCGGGGCCGAGAACTCCTCCAACTCCAAGCGCCTGGTGGAGGTGGCTCGCGACCACGGCTGCGCCAGCCACCTGATCTCCGAGGCCGCCGCCGTCGACCCGGCCTGGTTCGACGGGGTCGGCACGGTCGGGGTCACCTCGGGCGCCTCTGCCCCCGACTGGCTGGTCGAGGAGCTGGTCGCCGCCCTCCGCGAGCGCGGCGCGACCGAGGTCCGCGAGGTCGAGATCGTGCCCGAGGACGTCCACTTCGCCCTGCCCGGCGGCCTGCGCCGCGACGCCGAGGCGCGCGCCACCGGCCGATAG
- a CDS encoding exo-alpha-sialidase has translation MHILLMVGTTKGAFLFRGDADRQGFEPTGPHFPGEEIYALAFDGRAGRSRVLAGTASSHWGSVVRCSDDLGRTWSDPAEGNVRFPEGTGAALARVWQLQPAGEQRPDTVYAGVEPAALFRSDDAGETFELVRGLWDHPHRPHWQPGGGGLCLHTVLPDPADPDRIWVAVSAAGVYRTDDGGASWQARNHGVRAGFLPDPHPEFGQCVHKVAQAAGRPDTLYMQSHGGLYRSDDGAESWTDIANGVPSDFGFPMVAHPGDPDTAFAIPLESDGFRCTPEGRARVYRTKDAGAFWEPLGEGLPQHDAYLTVLRDGFTTDGMSPAGLYFGTRTGQVFASADEGERWRLVAEWLPPVLCVKAAVLP, from the coding sequence ATGCACATCTTGCTGATGGTAGGTACGACCAAGGGGGCGTTCCTGTTCCGGGGCGATGCGGACCGCCAGGGGTTCGAACCGACCGGGCCACACTTCCCGGGCGAGGAGATCTACGCGCTCGCCTTCGACGGCCGTGCCGGCCGCAGCCGGGTGCTGGCCGGGACCGCGAGCTCCCACTGGGGCTCAGTAGTGCGCTGCTCCGACGACCTGGGCCGCACCTGGAGCGACCCGGCCGAGGGCAATGTGCGCTTCCCGGAGGGCACGGGCGCCGCTCTGGCCAGGGTCTGGCAGCTCCAGCCGGCTGGCGAGCAGCGCCCCGACACCGTGTACGCCGGGGTCGAGCCGGCCGCGCTGTTCCGCTCCGACGACGCCGGCGAGACCTTCGAGCTGGTCCGCGGGCTCTGGGACCATCCCCACCGGCCCCACTGGCAGCCCGGGGGCGGCGGCCTCTGCCTCCACACGGTCTTGCCCGACCCGGCCGACCCGGATCGCATCTGGGTCGCGGTCTCGGCCGCGGGCGTCTACCGGACCGACGACGGGGGCGCATCCTGGCAGGCCCGCAACCATGGGGTGCGCGCCGGCTTCCTGCCCGACCCCCATCCCGAGTTCGGCCAGTGCGTCCACAAGGTCGCCCAGGCCGCCGGCAGGCCGGACACCCTCTACATGCAGAGCCACGGGGGCCTGTACCGCAGCGACGACGGCGCCGAGAGCTGGACCGACATCGCCAACGGCGTCCCCAGCGACTTCGGGTTCCCGATGGTGGCCCACCCGGGCGACCCGGACACCGCGTTCGCGATCCCGCTCGAGTCCGACGGCTTCCGCTGCACCCCCGAGGGCCGGGCCCGCGTGTACCGGACCAAGGACGCGGGCGCGTTCTGGGAGCCGCTCGGCGAGGGGCTGCCCCAGCACGACGCCTACCTGACCGTGCTGCGGGACGGGTTCACCACCGACGGCATGAGCCCGGCTGGGCTGTACTTCGGGACCCGCACCGGTCAGGTGTTCGCCTCGGCCGACGAAGGGGAGCGCTGGCGGCTGGTGGCGGAGTGGCTGCCTCCGGTGCTCTGCGTCAAGGCCGCCGTGCTTCCCTGA